The Terriglobales bacterium genome includes the window TCTGTACCTAAATAGCTTATATTCCAAATCTTTACCGTAGGTGCAGCGACGACTCCTAATCGGCCGACAAAGAGGAGTTCCACCACCGCGTTTTGAGCGTCTCGCTTTGCTGGTGTGACAGCTTGTGTGTAGGTATCGAGGGTGAGCCGTGCCGATGAATGCCGCAGGAGATCCTGCTGCACCTTGATATCGGTGCCAAGCTGTCGAAGCAGAGTTGAAAAGGAATGCCGGAAGGTGTGCCATCCGATTCGCTTATTGATTCCTAGTTTCTCGAGTTTCGGATGAATTTGTTTTCGCATCATGCTCTGTCCCCAGATGGGACGCTTCCCCTTGGCTCTCTTGCTGGCAAACACCCAATCATTGTCGGAACGGTAGCGCGTCACATTCCGCCACTCCTTCAGCATCTCGGCGAGCAGAGGAGCCATCGGGATCGGCTTGGCAGAGGATTCAGTCTTGCACCTGCTGATAACACCGTGAACAACCGAACGCACGACGTTGATTTCTGCGTTGTCGAAGTCCAGGTCGCTCCATCGCAGCCCGAAGAGTTCACTCTGGCGCAGACCAGTCGTGGCATCGAGAAAGATGAGGAGACGCGGAAGGAATGCGACGTTGTCTAGGAGCCGCTTGATCTCGTCAACGTGCAGAATGTGCGGCACTCTGCGACGTTTGGCACTTTGGCGAACGAGGTGAATCGGATTCTCGGAATAGAGTTCATATCTGCACGCATGGTTGAAGAGAACGCTCATGATGTTCCTGATCTTGGCGCAGGAACCGCAAGCCAAGGGAAGTTGACGCAACCATAACTCGACCTCGATCGGCTTTATCCTGGCGAGTGGATACATGCCCCACTTTGGAGCAATCCACCGTTTCAAGTAATTCTCGTAGCCCATCTTGGTCGCATACGATTCCATGTATTATCAACGAAAAGTTCTCTTCGACGATAATGCTCGATCAACTGAGAAACGGTCAGCACAGTTGGCCGCAAACGTAGATCATCAGAATTGATCTCGAGAACAATCCCTTCGACAATTTCGCGGGCATTCGCCTCGGTTTTGTATTGCTCAATAGTGCCCACCACGATGCGACGATAGACCGCCTTCCCGCTGGTTCGATCTCGCCATCGAAATTCCCATACACTCTGTCCGCTGCGCCGCT containing:
- a CDS encoding site-specific integrase, with translation MESYATKMGYENYLKRWIAPKWGMYPLARIKPIEVELWLRQLPLACGSCAKIRNIMSVLFNHACRYELYSENPIHLVRQSAKRRRVPHILHVDEIKRLLDNVAFLPRLLIFLDATTGLRQSELFGLRWSDLDFDNAEINVVRSVVHGVISRCKTESSAKPIPMAPLLAEMLKEWRNVTRYRSDNDWVFASKRAKGKRPIWGQSMMRKQIHPKLEKLGINKRIGWHTFRHSFSTLLRQLGTDIKVQQDLLRHSSARLTLDTYTQAVTPAKRDAQNAVVELLFVGRLGVVAAPTVKIWNISYLGTDAPSYCSRVAPFCT